Proteins co-encoded in one Quercus robur chromosome 8, dhQueRobu3.1, whole genome shotgun sequence genomic window:
- the LOC126694564 gene encoding GDSL esterase/lipase At5g55050-like, which yields MAHNVLLLFLSSFILSFNFLEAQMVPAVFVFGDSLVDVGNNNHLKLSLAKADFPHNGVDFPTKKPTGRFTNGKNAADFLAEKVGLPTSPPYLSLASNNGSFLTGVSFASGGAGIFDGTDERYRQSLPLTKQVDYYSTVIEKLNQQLGSSGAQKLLSKSLIAVVIGSNDIFGYFDSSALRKKNTPQQYVDLMATTLKVQLQRIYNGGARKFVITGIGPIGCCPSLRNKNKTDECSEETNYWSAKYNEGLKSMLQKLKSEFKDINYSYFDTYSVLLSLIQNPTAYGFAEVKAACCGLGNLNAKVACVPIAKYCSNRRDHVFWDLYHPTEAAHRILLDDIFNGSSQYTFPMNVKQLIAV from the exons ATGGCTCACAATGTTttgcttctctttctctcttcctttattttgagCTTCAATTTCTTGGAGGCTCAGATGGTTCCAGCCGTATTTGTGTTTGGGGATTCTCTTGTAGATGTTGGAAACAACAACCACCTAAAGCTTTCTCTTGCCAAAGCTGATTTTCCACACAACGGTGTCGACTTTCCCACCAAAAAACCAACTGGAAGGTTTACTAATGGCAAGAATGCTGCGGATTTCCTTG CTGAGAAAGTGGGTCTGCCAACTTCACCACCATATCTATCATTGGCATCAAACAATGGATCATTTTTAACTGGTGTTAGCTTTGCATCTGGAGGTGCTGGAATCTTTGATGGCACAGATGAACGATAT CGCCAGTCACTTCCTTTGACCAAACAAGTCGACTACTATTCAACAGTGATTGAAAAGTTGAATCAACAGCTAGGATCCTCTGGTGCACAAAAGCTTTTATCCAAATCTCTTATTGCCGTTGTCATTGGAAGCAATGATATCTTCGGCTACTTCGACTCTTCTGCTCTTCGCAAGAAGAACACACCACAACAGTACGTGGACTTGATGGCTACCACACTAAAAGTTCAGTTacag CGTATATACAATGGTGGTGCACGCAAATTTGTGATTACTGGGATTGGGCCAATCGGCTGCTGCCCTTCACTAAGGAATAAGAACAAAACGGATGAATGCAGTGAAGAAACAAACTACTGGTCTGCCAAATACAATGAAGGCCTTAAGTCAATGTTGCAGAAATTGAAATCAGAGTTCAAGGACATTAACTACTCCTACTTTGATACATACAGTGTCTTGCTAAGCCTCATTCAGAATCCAACAGCTTATG GATTTGCAGAGGTTAAAGCCGCATGCTGCGGGCTAGGGAATCTTAATGCCAAGGTTGCTTGCGTGCCGATTGCAAAATATTGCTCCAACAGAAGAGATCATGTCTTTTGGGATTTATACCATCCTACAGAGGCAGCTCATCGCATCCTTCTAGATGACATTTTTAATGGTTCTTCACAATACACATTCCCCATGAATGTGAAACAGCTAATTGCAGTTTAG